The Methylopila sp. M107 genome contains the following window.
GCCGTGTTCGCCGCTAAGCTTCAAGCAGGGCCTGAAGCTCTTTCGGGCTGATCCGGCCGTCGTGCAGCGCGCTCGCGACCAGCGCGCCGGCGACGCCCATAGCGGCCAGCATGGCCAGGTCGGCCGGCCCGCGGACCCCGCCGGCCGCATAGACCTCCCTGCCGCCGGCCTTCGCGACGATTTCCGCCAGGCGCGCGACGTCGGGCCCCTCGCCCGCCCCGACGCGGGCCAGCGTCATCACGATGACCCGGCGCGGCCAGAGCGACGGATCGCGATGGATTTCCTGCGGACCGATCGGCTCGGCGGCGTCGTGGTCGAGCGAGAGCACGCCGCCGGAGGCTCTCAGCGCATGCGACAAAGTCCTTGAGTCTTCAAAGGATTCCGTGCCGATCACCGAGGTCTCGCCGTCGGCGCGGCGGTCCGTGAGCGACTCGACGTCGGTCTCGCCGCGGTCGACCCAGATCTCGACGTCCGGATGCGCCGCCTGGATCGCCTGGATCGTCCCGTCATGTCCGCGCCCGCCGCGGATCGCGTCGATGTCGGCGACGTAGAGCCGCCGGAACGGCGCGAGCCCCATCAGCGCCCCGACAATCGCGAGCGGGCCGGAACCTGTTGCAATTCTTGACTGAATCGGCGCGTAGGCGGCGCGCTCGCCCTTGCGGGCATGCACCACCTCGCCGCCCATCAGGTCGATGACCGGAATGACGTCCACGCGAAAACTCTCCGGGCCGAAACGATAAGGGTTCGCGCGCGCCGACGCTTGCGCTAAAGGCGGGCGCGCGGGGTGAGCCATAGCTCGCGAGGCTCCGGGGGGCCAGATTTGCGCGTCTTCGTCTGTGAGTTCGTGACCGGCGGCGGCCTGTGCGACGAGCCGCTGCCGCCCTCGCTGTCGCGCGAGGGCCAGCTGATGCGCGACGCGCTGGTTCACGACCTCTGCGATCTCGGGCTCGAGGTCCTGACGACCCATGACGTTCGCACGCGCCCGCCATTCGGCGCGGACAGCCTGCCGGTCACGGCGGGCGACGACGTCTGGTCGATATGGGCGGGCGTCGCCGCGACCGCGGATGTCGCATGGCTGATCGCGCCGGAGACCGCGGGACTGCTCGCGCGGCTGACGCGACTCGCGCGCGGGGCCGGCGCGACGGTCGTCGGGCCCGATGACGACACGATCCGCATCGCTTCGTCCAAATCCGCGACCGTCTCGAAGCTCGCGCCCTTCGTGCTGACCCCGGCGACATGGGCGCCGGGCGCCGTTCCGCGCAGGACCGCCGGCCCGTTCGTCGCGAAGCCCGACTGCGGGGCCGGCTGCGAGGCGACGCTTCTGTTCGACGCTGTCCCGAAGAAATCGGAGCTTCCGAAAGGCCACATCGTCCAGCGCTTCGTCGCGGGCGAGCCCGCGAGCCTGACGGTGCTGCGCGCCAACGGACGCACGCGGCTGCTTTGCGCCAACCGGCAGCGCGTCGTGGTCGAGAACGGCGTGTTCCGCTTCCGCGGCGTCGGCGTCGCCGCCGTCAAGGACCAGGACGGCCGGCTGGCCGCGACAGCCGAGGCCGTCGTCGCCGCGTTGCCCGGCCTCGCCGGCATCTTCGGGATCGACATCGTGCTCGGGGCTGACGGCCCGGTCGTGATCGAGGTCAACCCGCGCCTGACCACGGCTTATGCGGGCCTCCGCGACGCGCTCGGCCTCAATCCGGCGTCGCTCGCCCCGCCCTTCGCGCCGGCGACCGCAGCCTCGCCCTCGCTTGTCCCGCGCCACGTCGAGATCGCGTTGTGACGCGTGCCATCCTCGGCTGGGACGTCGGCGGCGCGCATCTGAAGGCCGCGCGGTTGGGCGAAGACGGCCGGCTCGAAGCCGCGCGCATCGCGCCCTGCGCTCTCTGGAAGGGCCTCGACCAGCTCGACGCCGCGCTTGACGCGCTCGCCGAACCCGGCTGTGCGTCCGCCGTCACCATGACGGGCGAACTGGTCGACCTCTTCCCCGACCGCGCCGCCGGCGTCGCCGCGCTCGTCGAACGGCTTTCGACGAGGCTCGGCGGCGACACGGCCTTTTACGCCGGCGGCGCTGGCTTCCTGGCCTCGGACTTGGTTTCCGCGCAATGGCGCGACGTCGCCTCGGCGAACTGGCGCGCGACCGCGGAGGCGCTGGCTCTGGAGGGCGACGGCCTGTTGGTCGACGTCGGTTCGACGACGAGCGACATCGTCCCGTTTCTCTCCGGCCACGTGAGCGCGCTCGGCGCGACGGACGCGGGACGGATGGCCTGCGACGAACTCGTCTATCTCGGCGTCGCCCGGACGCCCGTGATGGCGATCGCCCCGCGGGTTCCGTTCGGCGGCGGCTGGATCGCCCCGATGGCCGAACACTTCGCGACCAGCGCGGACGTCTTCCGCCTGACCGGCGAACTGCCGGACGGCGCCGACCTGCACGCGGCGGCCGACGGCGGGCCGAAGACCGTGGAGGCGAGCGCGCGCCGCCTGCTCAGAATGGTCGGCGTGGATCTTTCCGAGGGAAGCCGGGCCGACGCGCGCGCCCTCGCCTCATGGCTATCCGAAGCGGTGTTGCGGCGGCTCGCCGACGCCGTCGCGCTGGTGCTGTCCCGCGACGGCGCGGCCGGCGCCCCGACGATATACGGAGCCGGCGTCGGACGTTTTCTGGCCGCCGCAGTGGCGCGCAGGCTCGGGCTCATGTATCGCGACGTCGGCGAGGTCTGGTCGGACGATCCGGCGCTTGCGGCGGCCGCAGCGAACGCGGCGCCGGCCGTGGCCGTCGCCCGACTGTTCGCGGCGCGTCAGGGCTGACGGCGCCGAAACCTTTTCCCACCCTTGGCGGTTTCTTCGAACATGAGCGATCGCATCTTCATACGCGGCATTCAGGTTCACGCGTATCATGGCGTCTTCGAAGAAGAAAATCGCCTTGGTCAGAAGTTTCACTTCGACGTCGACTATTGGGTCGACGCGCAGCCTTACGCGCAGACCGACGACTACAGCCACGCCGTCTCCTACGCCGACGTCCACGACGCGGTGATCGAGGTCGCCAAGGGGCCGATCATCAAGCTCATCGAGACGCTGGCGGAGCGCATCGCGGCGCTGCTGCTCGAGCGCTTTCCGTCGATCAGCCAGGTGCGGGTCGAGGTCCACAAGCCCGGCGCGCCGATCATCGGCGTGTTCTCCGACGTCGGGGTCGAGATCATCCGCCGCCGGGCCGGGACCTGAGATGCGCGAGATCGGTCTCGGCTTCGGCAGCAATGTCGGCGACAAGGTCGATAACGTCCGCCGCGCGATCGCCCGCGTGTTCGCTGGACCGGAGTTCGAGTTCGTCGTCGCCTCGTCGATCTGGCGCACCGCGCCATGGGGCTATCTCGACCAGGACTGGTTCGCCAACGCCTGCGCGGTCGGGCGCACGTCGCTGACGCCCGAGGACGCTTTGACCTTCACGCAGAGCGTCGAGGAAGAGCTCGGCCGCGAACAGACGTTCCGCTGGGGGCCGCGCGTGATCGACGTCGACATCCTCTATCTCGGCGAGACCAGGCTGTCCTCCGAGCGGCTGATCATCCCGCACAAGGAAATGATGAACCGCGCATTCGTGCTGGCGCCGTTGGCCGAGGTCCGCCCGGACCTCGTCTTCGACGACCGATCCGTGCGGGAGGCCGCGGAAGCGATGGGCGAACAGGGATTCTCCAGGCTCGCCCCGCCGTGGCGTCCGGATCAAGGCTGACGGTCGCCCGGCCGGGCGGCGACCGACCTCGGCGCCGCGTCAGTTCGCCTCGCCGTCCGCCTCGCGCGCCAGGGCTTCGAGCTGCTGTGTAATCTCACGTGCGGCAAAGGGCTTTGGCACGAGCCGCTCTTCGGCAAGGCCGTCAGGCGCGTCGTCCCGGTTCGCGCCCGAGACGAAGACGAACGGCACGTGCCGCAGGCGAAGCTCCAGCGCGAGCGAATAGGTCTTGCCGTCCGCGACGTCGATGTCGAGAAACGCCAGCGACACGGTGTCGTCGATCACCTCGAAGGCCGCCTTGACCGACGTCGCGATGCTGATCTCGGCGTCCGGCAGCCGATCGAGCACGATCGCCTCGATTTCGAGCGCGATCACCGGTTCGTCCTCGACGATGAGTATACGCATACAGGCGACAGGCTCCGCCGCCGGCCCGGCCATGTGGCCGAACGGGCGTCAAGGCTAGACGCTCAGGATGTCGATACGGTTCCGGATTTCTTCTCGATGCGCGGCAGGAACTCCGCGCCGCGCTCGGAGAGGAAGGAACTCATCGCGGCCGCAGGCGGCGTCAGCCGCTTCCCGGCGCGGCGCACGACATGCCATTGCCGCATGATCGGCAGGCGCTCGACGTCGAGCTGCGTGAGGCGGCCGTCCGCGATTTCGGCCGCGACGGTGTGGGCGGAGAGGAACGCCAGGCCGAGGCCCGCGATCACCGCCTGCTTGATCGTCTCGTTGGAGCCGATCTCCATGCCGATCTTCGGGAGGACCCCTTCTTCGGCGAACAGCCGTTCCATCAAAGCGCGGGTGCCGGACCCCTGCTCGCGCATGAGGAAGGTGTGGCCGGACAATGCCTGCGGCGCGAGCGTCTGGCCGACCAACGGGTGGTCCGGCGGCGCGACGACGATGTGCGGGTGATCGCCGATCACTGTCCGCACCGTCTCGATGTCCTCCGGCGGGCGGCCCATGATGGCGACGTCCACCTGGTCGCCCCGCAGGTGGTTCAGCACCTCCATGCGGTTCCCGACCACGAGCGCGAGCTCGACCTTGGGGTGGGCGCGGGCGAACGCCCCGAGCGCCATCGGAGCGAAATACTTGGCCGTCGAGACGATCGCGACCGCGACCCGGCCGCCCTCGAGGCCCTTCATGGCCTCCAGCGCCGCGACGCAGTCGCGGATCGCCGATTCGATGCGCGTGACGGCCTCGACGACCTCGCGGCCGGCGTCCGTCGGGCGGAACTTGTCGCCGGAGCGGTCGAGCAAGGGCAGCGCCGTCGCGGCTTCGAGCAGTTGCACCTGCATGGTCACGGCGGGCGGCGTGACGCCGAGCCTGCGCGCGGCCGCGCTCACCGCCCCGCTGTCCGCGACGGCGGCGAGCGCGCGCAGCTGCTTGATGGTCAGGGAGCGGATCAGGTCTTCAGACATCCTGAATGCAGCGTTTAGGCCTTTTGTGTTTCCTGAGCAATCACGCTTACGACGATCTGTTGCGTGGCGGGCGCGATCTGTGGCCTGTATCGAGGCGACGCGCAGGCGCACAGTCGCGCCCGCACAAGACGACTGATGGAGAAGACGCCTTGGCCGAGCCCTTGACCCTCGAGGCCTATCTCGACCAGTGGGCCGCCGGCGACGCCGCACGCGGCGATGTCGGGAAGACCGTTCTGGCGATGTGCGTGGCCGCGCGCGAGATCGCCGCGATCGTCGGACGCGGCGCGCTCGAAGGCGACATGGCCGCCGCGATCGGCGGCAACGCCGGCGGAGACACCCAGAAGGCGCTCGACCTGCGCACCCACGACATCACGATCGAGGCGCTGAAGGCCGCGCCGGTCGCGCGTGTCGGCTCCGAGGAGGCCGACGACGTCGCGGTGCTGGACGAGGCCGCGCCGCTCGCGGTCGCGATGGACCCGCTCGACGGCTCGTCGAACATCGAGACCAACGTGTCGATCGGCACCCTGTTCGGCGTGCTGCCGCATGTCGGCGAGGACACCTTCCTGCAGCCGGGCTCGAAACAGCTCGCCGCCGGCTTCGTGGTCTACGGGCCCGCGACCGCGCTGGTGCTGACTGTCGGGGCCGGCACGCAGATCTTCATGCTGGAGCGTGGCTCCGACCGGTTCCTGCGCACCCATGCCGACGTCAGGATCGCCGAGACCACCAAGGAATACGCCATCAACCAGTCGAACGTCCGGCACTGGGACGCCGCCACCAAGGGCTATATCGACGACTGCCTCGCCGGCGAGACCGGGCCGCGGTCCAAGAACTTCAACATGCGCTGGGTCGGCTCGCTGGTGGCGGACGTGTTCCGCATCCTGATCCGCGGCGGCGTGTATCTCTACCCCGGCGACCGCCGCGAGGGTTACGGCTCGGGCCGCCTCCGGCTGGTCTACGAGTGCAATCCGATCGCCATGGTCGCCGAGCAGGCCGGCGGCAAGGCGACCGACGGCAAGACCCGCATCCTCGATCTCACGCCCCAGAAGCTGCACGCCCGCTGCGCGCTGGTCGTCGGATCGGCCGAGGAGGTCGACCGTTTCGGCGGCTATTACGGCAAGCCCGCCTCGAAGGGCGGCTCCTCGCCGCTGTTCGCGAAGCGCGGGCTGTTCCTGGCCTGACGGCGGAGCGACCGATGTCGATCCGCCACCCGATCATCTCGGTCACCGGCTCGTCCGGCTCCGGCACGACGTCGGTGCGCACCACCTTCGAGCAGATTTTTCGGCGCGAGAAGATCAAGGCGGCCTTCATCGAGGGCGACGCGTTCCATCGCTTCGACCGGGAGGGGATGCGCCGCCACGCCGAGGAGGAGCAGCAGGCCGGCAACCACCACTTCTCGCATTTCGGCCATGACGGGAACCTGCTCGAGGAGCTCGAGGAGGTTTTCCGCTCCTATTCCGAGACCGGCGCGGGCAAGACCCGGCACTACGTCCACGATCTCGCGGCCTCCCAGCAGTTCGGCCTGCCGATGGGCGCCTTCACGGACTGGGAGGACCTGCCTTCCGCGACCGACATCCTGTTCTACGAGGGCCTGCACGGCGCGGTCATCGGCGACGGGCTGAACATCGCCCAATACGCCGACCTCAAGATCGGCGTCGTGCCGGTCATCAACCTCGAATGGATCCAGAAGATTCATCGCGACAAGAACGACCGCGGCTACTCGACCGACGACGTCACCAAGACGATCCTGCGGCGGATGCCGGACTACGTGAAATACATCTGCCCGCAGTTCACCAGCACCGACGTCAACTTCCAGCGCATCCCGACGGTCGACACCTCGAACCCGTTCATTGCCCGCACCATTCCCTCGGCCGAGGAATCGATGGTGGTGATCCGCTTCCGCGACCCGCACGGCATCGATTTTCCGTATCTGCTGTCGATGATCTCCTGGAGCTTCATGTCCCGGGCGAACTCGATCGTGATCCCCGGAGGAAAGCTCGACCTCGCCATGCAGCTGATCCTGACGCCGATGATCCTGAACCTGGTGGAGCGCCGGCGACACGCGGCGTAGAAATCCAAAACGTCATTCCGGCCGAAGGGTCGGAATCCAGAAACGTAGCGATTTCAATTTCTTCGATGAAGGTCGGCGCTTCTGGGTCCCGGCCCTTCGGCCGGGATGACGGCGGCGTTTCTACAAATCAATCTGAAGTGGTCCTGCTGCGGGACTGTACGCCCACGCGCCAAACGTCTAACAGCATGCGGCGCCGCAACATCGTGAAGCCCGCCATGCCGACCGCCCCCGCCCGCCCCGCCGTCATCGCCCCGTCGATCCTGTCGGCCGATTTCTCCCGGCTCGGCGAAGAGACCCGCGATGTGGTGGCGGCCGGCGCCGACTGGGTCCATCTCGACGTCATGGACGGCCATTTCGTGCCGAACATCACCTTTGGACCGGAGGTCGTGAAGAAGCTCCGGCGCTGGACCGACGCCCTGTTCGACTGCCACCTGATGATCGCGCCGGCGGACCCCTATCTCGAAGCCTTCGCCAAGGCCGGCTGCGACCGGCTGACGGTGCACGCGGAAGCCGGCCCCCATCTCGACCGCTCGCTCCAGCTCGTGAAGTCGCTCGGCAAGCAGGCGGGCGTCGCGATCAACCCCTCGACCCATGAGTCCGCGATCGAATACGTGCTCGACAAGATCGACCTCGTCGTCGTCATGACGGTCAATCCTGGTTTCGGCGGCCAGTCGTTCATTTCCGAGATGCTGCCGAAGATCGCGAGCATCCGCGAGATGATCGGCGACCGGCCGATCCGCATCGAGGTCGACGGCGGCGTGACGCCCGAGACCGCGGCGCTCTGCGCCGCGGCGGGCGCGGACGCCTTCGTCGCCGGCAATGCGGTGTTCAAGGACGGGCCCGACGCCTACGCCCGGCACATCGCGGCGATCAGGGCGTCGGCCGACGCCGCGCTTTCGGGCCTCGCCGCCTGATGCCGCTCGAGGCGCTGATCTTCGACGTCGACGGCACGCTCGCCGAGACGGAGGAGACGCACCGCGCCGCGCTGAACGCCACCTTCAAGGATTTCGGCCTCAACTGGGAATGGGACCAGGCGACCTACCGGCGCCTGCTCCACATCATGGGCGGCAAGGAACGGCTGCTGCACTTCATCGAGTTCGACGGGCCCGACGACGCCGAACGCGGCTTCAACGCGCTCGACGAGATGCACGCCGCCAAGAACCGCCATTACGGCGCCTTCGTGCGCGAGGGCGCGGTGAAGCTCAGGCCCGGGGTCGAACGGCTGCTGCACGAGGCCCGTGCGGCGGGCCTGAAGCTCGCGATCGCGACCACCACGAGCGCCAGAAACGTCGAGGCGCTGCTGACCGCGACGCTGGGGACCGACGGCCCTGCCCTGTTCGACGCGATCGCGGCCGGCGACGAAGCCGCGGCCAAGAAGCCCGCGCCCGATATCTACCTGCTCGCGATCGAGCGGCTCGGCGTCGACCCGATGGCCGCTGTCGCCTTCGAGGACACGCTGCACGGCCTGAAATCCGCAAGGTCGGCCGGGCTCAAATGCCTCGTGACGCCGAGCTTCTACAGCGACGACCAGAACTTCAGCGGCGCCATCGCCGTGTTCGACAATCTGGGCGAGGCCGACGCGCCGGCGCGGCATATGGCGGGAGCCGGCGCAGGCGAGACGCTGGTGACGGTGGATTTCCTGCGAACTCTGGTCGCATGAGGCGATTTCACGGTTTTGCGAACCGCCGCAGATAAGCCGCGATCCGGGCGTGGAAGGTGATGTGCCGGCTCGCAAGCCCGAGGTGTCGCCCGTCCGCAATGGCGGCCCCGCCCCCTTCATGCGAGAAGTTGGACGGCGCGTGCGAGTAGGCGAGGCGACTGTGGTGCGGGGGACGACTGGGCTGCGGCTCGCCGCTGTGGCGATCTCCACGCTCGGCCTCACGGCCTGCGCGGAAAAATGGGATCGGCCTGCGCTCGGGATTGACGCGCCCGGTCGCTGGAAAGACGTGCGCGATCCCAAGGCCAAATGGCCGGAGGCGCAATGGTGGCGCGGCTTCGGCTCGGCCGAGCTGACGCGCCTGATGGCCGAGGCGGAAGCCGCCAACCAGGACATCGGCGCGGCCAAGGCCCGGATCGAGCAGGCCGACGCGCAGGTCCGCATCAACGGCGCGTCGCTGATCCCGCTGATCGACGGCACTGCGCAGGCGACGGGTACGCCCAACGCGCGCACCGATAAGCTTCAAGGCCAGTATCAGGCCGGGCTCAACGTCTCCTACGAACTCGATTTCTGGGGCAAGAACCGCGCGACCCTGCGCGCGGCGCGCGCGACCGCCATCTCGGCCCGCTTCGACGAGGAGGTGGTCGCGCTAACGACCACCACCAGCGTCGCCAACACCTATTTCGCTCTGATGTCCGCGCAGGAGCGGCTCGCGATCGCACGCGGCAACGTCAGCTCGGCGCAGACCATCCTCAACGCCATCCAGGCCCGGGTCGACGTCGGCACGGCTTCGGCGCTCGACCGCGCGCAGCAGCGCGCCGTGCTCGACCAGCAGCGCGCCGCGATCCCGCCGATCGAGCAGGAGATCCGCACCAACGAGACCGCGATCGCCCTGCTGCTGGGCCGGCCGCCGGTGCGGGTCGACATCAAGGGCGGGCGGCTGACGAGCCTGAAGGTTCCGAAGGTAGCGCCCGGCATGCCAGCGGCTCTGCTCGCCCGGCGGCCGGACGTGCGTGAGGCGGAGGCCAATCTCGAATCGACCGACGCCGACATCACCGCCGCGCGCGCCGCCTTCCTGCCGTCGATCGACCTGACCGCGCAGGGCGGCTTCGAGAGCACGGCGCTGCGCTCGCTCATTTCGAGCGGCAGCTTCGCCTACCAGCTCGCGGCCGGCGCGACGCAGCCGATCCTGGATCAGTCGCTGCCCGGCAATCTCGACCTCGCCAAGGGCAACTACCGCGAAAACCTGTTCGCCTATCGCAAGGCCGCGACGCAGTCCTTCGTCGACGTCGAGAACGCGCTGATCGGGGTCCGCAAGACCGCCGAGCAGGTCCGACTGCAGGAGGCCGCGGTGAAGAGCGCACGCGAGGCCTATGACATCGCGCAGGCCCAGATGAAGGAGGGCGCGATCGACATCGTGACCGTGCTCAACACCCAGCAGACCCTGTTCGACGCGCAGGACGCGCTGGCGACCGGGCGGCTCTCGCGCTTCCAGGCGCTGGTCTCGATGTTCGAGGCGCTCGGCGGCGGCTGGGCGGCAGGCGGCAGGCCCGCCGGCGGCGAGCCCCTGCCCGCCTTCAACGTGCCAAAGGTCGCCGCCCGATGAAGCGCGTCATCGTCTTCCTGTTGGTCGTCGCGGCCGGCGTCGCGGCATGGCGGTTCTGGCCCCCGCCCGCGCCGTTCTGGCCGCCGCCATTCCTCGCGTCGAAGGACACGCAGGGCCAGCAAAGCGAGACCCGACGCGGCGGTCGTCGCGGCGGCGGCGACGAGGCGGTGCCTGTGATCGTGTCGAAGGCCGAGCGCAAGGACGTGCCCGTCTATCTCGACGGCGTCGGCTCGTTCCAGGCGCCCAACACCGTGACGGTGCGCCCGCAGGTCGAGGGCACGCTGGTCGAGGTCGCGTTCCGCGAGGGCCAAGACGTCAAGGCCGGCGACGTGCTCGCCCGTATCGACCCTGCCACCTATCAGGCGCAGTACGATCAGGCGGTCGCGCAGAAGGCGCAGTTCGAGGCGCAGCTCGCCAACGCCCGCCGCGACTACGAGCGCTATTCGCGCCTCGCCAAGAACGACTTCGGCACCCAGCAGCAGGCCGACACGGCGAAGTCCACGATCGACCAGCTCTCGGCGCAGGTGCGCTATTACGGGGCGCTGATCGACCAGGCGAAGACGACGCTCGACCGCACGACGGTCCGCGCGCCGCTCTCGGGACGCACGGGCGTACGCGGCGTCGACCAGGGCAACTACGTGACGGCCGGCGACACGACCGGCATCGTGACGATCACGCAGGTGCAGCCGATCGCGGCGCTGTTCACCCTGCCGCAGCAGAACATCGCGGCGGTGACGAAAGCGCAGTCGCGCGGGCCCGTGGCGGTCGAGGCGCTGACCGGCGACGGCGCGACGGTTCTGGACAAGGGTGCGCTCGACGTTCTCGACAACCAGGTCGACCAGACCACCGGCACGGTGAAGCTGAAGGCCACCTTCCCGAACGCGGCGCTGTCGCTGTGGCCCGGCCAGTTCACGACGATCCGGGTCGCGGCCGACGTGCTGAAGAACGTGGTGACTGTTCCGGGGCCGGCGGTGCAGCAGGGTCCCGACGGGCCGTTCGTGTTCGTCGTCAAGGACGGCGCGACGGTCGGCCAGCGCCCCGTGACGGTGACGCGGCAGGATGCGAGCCTCGCCGTCATCGCGTCGGGCGTCGAGGCCGGGGATCAGGTCGTCACCACCGGGTTCACGCGCCTTCGCGACGGATCGAAGGTCGCGGTCGGCTCGCCAGGCGCGGACAGCGATCCGGAGGACGAGGTTCCGTCACCGAGCGCGAAGACGGAGGAGACGCCGCGCGCCGAGGGCGTGACGCGGTGACGGTTGAACGCGACGCGTCTCGGATCCTCTCCTGCGAAGCGGGGGAGGGGGACCATGGCGTGAGCCATGGTGGAGGGGGTCCGCTTCAGAATGAGACTCCTCCGGGGCAGGAGCGCTCTACGCCCCGCCCCCTCCACCGCTTCGCGGTCCCCCTTCCCCGTGCTGCGCACGGAGGAGGATCAGAGGCGT
Protein-coding sequences here:
- a CDS encoding HAD-IA family hydrolase, which translates into the protein MPLEALIFDVDGTLAETEETHRAALNATFKDFGLNWEWDQATYRRLLHIMGGKERLLHFIEFDGPDDAERGFNALDEMHAAKNRHYGAFVREGAVKLRPGVERLLHEARAAGLKLAIATTTSARNVEALLTATLGTDGPALFDAIAAGDEAAAKKPAPDIYLLAIERLGVDPMAAVAFEDTLHGLKSARSAGLKCLVTPSFYSDDQNFSGAIAVFDNLGEADAPARHMAGAGAGETLVTVDFLRTLVA
- the folB gene encoding dihydroneopterin aldolase, whose translation is MSDRIFIRGIQVHAYHGVFEEENRLGQKFHFDVDYWVDAQPYAQTDDYSHAVSYADVHDAVIEVAKGPIIKLIETLAERIAALLLERFPSISQVRVEVHKPGAPIIGVFSDVGVEIIRRRAGT
- the folK gene encoding 2-amino-4-hydroxy-6-hydroxymethyldihydropteridine diphosphokinase, which codes for MREIGLGFGSNVGDKVDNVRRAIARVFAGPEFEFVVASSIWRTAPWGYLDQDWFANACAVGRTSLTPEDALTFTQSVEEELGREQTFRWGPRVIDVDILYLGETRLSSERLIIPHKEMMNRAFVLAPLAEVRPDLVFDDRSVREAAEAMGEQGFSRLAPPWRPDQG
- a CDS encoding response regulator: MRILIVEDEPVIALEIEAIVLDRLPDAEISIATSVKAAFEVIDDTVSLAFLDIDVADGKTYSLALELRLRHVPFVFVSGANRDDAPDGLAEERLVPKPFAAREITQQLEALAREADGEAN
- a CDS encoding LysR family transcriptional regulator — protein: MSEDLIRSLTIKQLRALAAVADSGAVSAAARRLGVTPPAVTMQVQLLEAATALPLLDRSGDKFRPTDAGREVVEAVTRIESAIRDCVAALEAMKGLEGGRVAVAIVSTAKYFAPMALGAFARAHPKVELALVVGNRMEVLNHLRGDQVDVAIMGRPPEDIETVRTVIGDHPHIVVAPPDHPLVGQTLAPQALSGHTFLMREQGSGTRALMERLFAEEGVLPKIGMEIGSNETIKQAVIAGLGLAFLSAHTVAAEIADGRLTQLDVERLPIMRQWHVVRRAGKRLTPPAAAMSSFLSERGAEFLPRIEKKSGTVSTS
- a CDS encoding hydantoinase/oxoprolinase family protein, whose amino-acid sequence is MTRAILGWDVGGAHLKAARLGEDGRLEAARIAPCALWKGLDQLDAALDALAEPGCASAVTMTGELVDLFPDRAAGVAALVERLSTRLGGDTAFYAGGAGFLASDLVSAQWRDVASANWRATAEALALEGDGLLVDVGSTTSDIVPFLSGHVSALGATDAGRMACDELVYLGVARTPVMAIAPRVPFGGGWIAPMAEHFATSADVFRLTGELPDGADLHAAADGGPKTVEASARRLLRMVGVDLSEGSRADARALASWLSEAVLRRLADAVALVLSRDGAAGAPTIYGAGVGRFLAAAVARRLGLMYRDVGEVWSDDPALAAAAANAAPAVAVARLFAARQG
- a CDS encoding efflux transporter outer membrane subunit, which gives rise to MRGTTGLRLAAVAISTLGLTACAEKWDRPALGIDAPGRWKDVRDPKAKWPEAQWWRGFGSAELTRLMAEAEAANQDIGAAKARIEQADAQVRINGASLIPLIDGTAQATGTPNARTDKLQGQYQAGLNVSYELDFWGKNRATLRAARATAISARFDEEVVALTTTTSVANTYFALMSAQERLAIARGNVSSAQTILNAIQARVDVGTASALDRAQQRAVLDQQRAAIPPIEQEIRTNETAIALLLGRPPVRVDIKGGRLTSLKVPKVAPGMPAALLARRPDVREAEANLESTDADITAARAAFLPSIDLTAQGGFESTALRSLISSGSFAYQLAAGATQPILDQSLPGNLDLAKGNYRENLFAYRKAATQSFVDVENALIGVRKTAEQVRLQEAAVKSAREAYDIAQAQMKEGAIDIVTVLNTQQTLFDAQDALATGRLSRFQALVSMFEALGGGWAAGGRPAGGEPLPAFNVPKVAAR
- a CDS encoding class 1 fructose-bisphosphatase, whose translation is MAEPLTLEAYLDQWAAGDAARGDVGKTVLAMCVAAREIAAIVGRGALEGDMAAAIGGNAGGDTQKALDLRTHDITIEALKAAPVARVGSEEADDVAVLDEAAPLAVAMDPLDGSSNIETNVSIGTLFGVLPHVGEDTFLQPGSKQLAAGFVVYGPATALVLTVGAGTQIFMLERGSDRFLRTHADVRIAETTKEYAINQSNVRHWDAATKGYIDDCLAGETGPRSKNFNMRWVGSLVADVFRILIRGGVYLYPGDRREGYGSGRLRLVYECNPIAMVAEQAGGKATDGKTRILDLTPQKLHARCALVVGSAEEVDRFGGYYGKPASKGGSSPLFAKRGLFLA
- the rpe gene encoding ribulose-phosphate 3-epimerase; the encoded protein is MPTAPARPAVIAPSILSADFSRLGEETRDVVAAGADWVHLDVMDGHFVPNITFGPEVVKKLRRWTDALFDCHLMIAPADPYLEAFAKAGCDRLTVHAEAGPHLDRSLQLVKSLGKQAGVAINPSTHESAIEYVLDKIDLVVVMTVNPGFGGQSFISEMLPKIASIREMIGDRPIRIEVDGGVTPETAALCAAAGADAFVAGNAVFKDGPDAYARHIAAIRASADAALSGLAA
- a CDS encoding HisA/HisF-related TIM barrel protein, with product MDVIPVIDLMGGEVVHARKGERAAYAPIQSRIATGSGPLAIVGALMGLAPFRRLYVADIDAIRGGRGHDGTIQAIQAAHPDVEIWVDRGETDVESLTDRRADGETSVIGTESFEDSRTLSHALRASGGVLSLDHDAAEPIGPQEIHRDPSLWPRRVIVMTLARVGAGEGPDVARLAEIVAKAGGREVYAAGGVRGPADLAMLAAMGVAGALVASALHDGRISPKELQALLEA
- a CDS encoding phosphoribulokinase — encoded protein: MSIRHPIISVTGSSGSGTTSVRTTFEQIFRREKIKAAFIEGDAFHRFDREGMRRHAEEEQQAGNHHFSHFGHDGNLLEELEEVFRSYSETGAGKTRHYVHDLAASQQFGLPMGAFTDWEDLPSATDILFYEGLHGAVIGDGLNIAQYADLKIGVVPVINLEWIQKIHRDKNDRGYSTDDVTKTILRRMPDYVKYICPQFTSTDVNFQRIPTVDTSNPFIARTIPSAEESMVVIRFRDPHGIDFPYLLSMISWSFMSRANSIVIPGGKLDLAMQLILTPMILNLVERRRHAA
- a CDS encoding ATP-grasp domain-containing protein, coding for MRVFVCEFVTGGGLCDEPLPPSLSREGQLMRDALVHDLCDLGLEVLTTHDVRTRPPFGADSLPVTAGDDVWSIWAGVAATADVAWLIAPETAGLLARLTRLARGAGATVVGPDDDTIRIASSKSATVSKLAPFVLTPATWAPGAVPRRTAGPFVAKPDCGAGCEATLLFDAVPKKSELPKGHIVQRFVAGEPASLTVLRANGRTRLLCANRQRVVVENGVFRFRGVGVAAVKDQDGRLAATAEAVVAALPGLAGIFGIDIVLGADGPVVIEVNPRLTTAYAGLRDALGLNPASLAPPFAPATAASPSLVPRHVEIAL